CGTTGTTGGCGATGCTGACCACGACCGCCATGTTTGCTTATGGCATCGTGTCCGATGGGTTCGGTACTTCGACTCGAATACGGCAATTGACATTCATTGACGGTGGGTCGGGCGACGGCGCCGAACGGGTACGGGCAACCTACTTTGCCGGGATTCGTCCCAGCGATGGGATCCAATTCCCAGCGATCGCCGAAGTCATGCAGTATCCAGAAGGCAGCACGGATTCGTGGCAGGATCGTTTTTTTGAGTCTCCATCGATTATCGGTGCAATCAGCATTGACGAAGAAATTCAACGCTTTGATTCGTCGTTTCTGCCGTCCCGCCAACAGTGTCAATTCATTTTGCATTTGCCCCGGCGAGGCGTCGGCCATGTCGAGTTGGTCGCCGCGACAGAGGGGACGCCCGACAAAATAAAAAGCACGTTTGATTTTCCGCTGCGGTCGATCGTGCTGCGCAATCGTGACGGCGGCTACTGGACGGCTGACGCCGTTGGGCCCCGTGCGACCATCGACGCGAAGCCGGTCGCGTCAAAGGTTGCCACGAAGTTGATGGGCCGAATGTATAGCGAATACCGACCCATCTCCGTCACCAAGCAAGCCGGAAATCGGCAAAACTACAGCAACGCAATTTTTGATTTGGTTTTGGATACGAACCGACTGATTGATAGCCAAAATGTTATGACCGACGGTTCATTCGAATTGGTGCTGCAGCAACGTTTGCAATCCGACGGCGATATCCCGGCCGGTTACTTCATCGCGACGGCTGAGCCAAGCGGCGACGTCATTTGCATCGACGAAGTCGATACCGTCGATAGTGTTCGCTACCTCTTTGGGACGCTTCCGTAGACGATGAATTTTATTCCCGAAACTGATTCCGTTCCTGGCGCCGAATCTAGCACCGAATCCGTCGCCGAGTCGATGGTCGTACCCGCGGTACACGTCGCGACGGATGACTGTATCGAACTACGACGGTTGCACCGGTTCTTTGGAAAGACGAAAGCCGTCGAAGATATCTCGTTCACGGTTCGGCGCGGGCACGTGTTCGGCTACATCGGACCTAACGGCGCGGGCAAGACGACGTCGATGCGGATACTGGCGACGTTGGATTTGCCCAGCTACGGTGACGCGTTCGTCGATGGATTCTCGGTTGTCAACGATCCCGAACACGTTCGCCGCCGGTTGGGATTCATGCCCGATTCGTTCGGCACCTATCGCGACGTGAACTGCACCGAGTACCTAGATTTTTTCGCTCGAGCTTACGGTTTGGTCGGCCGCCAGCGGACCGAGCGATTGGCTTGGGTGCTGAATTTTACAGGGACCGAAGGGATGGCGGAAAAGCCCATCCGCGGACTCAGCAAAGGCATGAAGCAGCGGTTGTGTTTGGGCCGCGCTTTGATCCACGACCCGGCCGTCATGATTCTGGACGAACCGGCGGCAGGACTTGATCCGCGCGCGCGAATCCAGCTTCGGAAGATGATTCGCGAATTGGCCGATCGAGGCAAAACGGTGCTGATCAGCAGCCACATTTTGACCGAACTCGCCGAAATGTGTGACAGCGTCGGTATCATCGAACAGGGCCGGCTATTGGCCACCGGCAGCGTCGAACAGATTCAACATCAACGCGAGACCCATCGCGAATTAAAGATTCGCATTTTGCACAACGCCGACGGAGCCGGTGCCAGCTTGAGTGCGGTAGATTCGGTCACCAACTTGATCGTCGATGGCGAATTGTTGAAGTTCGAATTTGCCGGGGACTTAGAGGCCCAGGCGGGATTGGTCTCGCACTTGGTTCAACAAGGTTTCGCGGTCGCCGAAGTCGAATCGCACAAGAAGAGTCTCGAGGATGTTTTCTTGCAGGTCACCGAAGGCTTGGTGCAGTAGTTCGGGATTCGCTTTGCCAGCGCAATCTTACGCCAAAAATTCTTTCCGCAAACGCGTCAGATATTCTAAGATCGGGCGCGGTTGCCCGTCGGCATCGATGACGCCCGAGTGACTGTTGACGTGCGGTTCAGCGTCGCTCCACCCGTCCCACACAATTCCGTGGACGATGTGCTTTGCCAACAAAGTGCGAATCAAGGGGCCGGCGATTCGCAACTGTTCGGTGGCGGCATCCTTGGTCATCGCGTCGTACTGCAGCACTTCGCCCGGCGCCTGGGCTTTCAGGTCGGATCCCGTTCCACCGGGTAACGAAAGTTGAACCAGCAACGGCATGCCCAACGTCGCCCAGCGATCGATCATCGCGCCGAAATCGACGGCTGATCGTGGCAGCGTGGATCCGGTTTTGTAGTTGACGCGGAATTCCAAACCGATACCGGCCATCTGCAGGCCTGTCCGCACCAACGCGTCGGCAAAGTGCAGCGGCGAGATCGCTTCACGGCTTTTTGCCATATATTCGCCGAACGGTTGGTCGAAAGTCATGATCGCGGGCGTGTTCGGATCGGTGCGTCGGACGGCGGCCAGGATTTCCAATGCCAGCCGCATCGCCTGTTCATCATCCAACTTCAACGGACCGATCGTGTTCAAGCCCGATGCACAATTCCAAAGCTGGACCGAGCCCCGGAACTTGGTGACGGTCGTGGTCACGTAGTGCGTTGCCGCCTGCAGGAACGATTCGAAGTTGTCTTCTAAGAGATACAACCAGTGCGGCATCAACCGTTCACGGAAGTCGATCAACGGTCCACCGATCACGCGAACTCCGCGGCCCGCCAGTGATGCGATCGTGCTTTCGGCCGACTCAAAATCGAAGCGGCCTGAATCGGTTTCGATATCGGCCCAGTTCAATCGGACGGCAGCCGCGTTGAAACAATTCGCAAACAGATCCATTTGAGAATCGTTCGACGGTGACGGCGGGATCACGGAACCGGCAAGCAGGGTACCGATGTTCGGTTCACGCTGTTTCCGGAACGAAATTGATTGGACGCTGTACGATTCGCCCAAGTCGGCAATCGCCGTTTCAAGCAGTTCGATCGAATGGATCGCGAATCGGGCGCTGGCGGATGGATCGGCGCGTCGACCGGCCGCTTCCAGAAACGCGTCGGTGCCATCGGCTAAAAGGTCAATGAACTGTGGACTCAAGTTCAATCCCGCACGTTGCCAAGCATCGGATTGAATCCGTGCCCGGTAACAACTGTTCCGTGCAAGTTCCAACGGCA
The sequence above is a segment of the Rubripirellula tenax genome. Coding sequences within it:
- a CDS encoding ABC transporter ATP-binding protein; this translates as MVVPAVHVATDDCIELRRLHRFFGKTKAVEDISFTVRRGHVFGYIGPNGAGKTTSMRILATLDLPSYGDAFVDGFSVVNDPEHVRRRLGFMPDSFGTYRDVNCTEYLDFFARAYGLVGRQRTERLAWVLNFTGTEGMAEKPIRGLSKGMKQRLCLGRALIHDPAVMILDEPAAGLDPRARIQLRKMIRELADRGKTVLISSHILTELAEMCDSVGIIEQGRLLATGSVEQIQHQRETHRELKIRILHNADGAGASLSAVDSVTNLIVDGELLKFEFAGDLEAQAGLVSHLVQQGFAVAEVESHKKSLEDVFLQVTEGLVQ
- a CDS encoding glycoside hydrolase family 10 is translated as MGQFHYDVPESASDFISKSLWGDAYICGIEGVPFQSFNSFNGSRLSINRPSVDASGKLYLACDIKGFGYRMLSTCSLRPLGEEGHLLPLELARNSCYRARIQSDAWQRAGLNLSPQFIDLLADGTDAFLEAAGRRADPSASARFAIHSIELLETAIADLGESYSVQSISFRKQREPNIGTLLAGSVIPPSPSNDSQMDLFANCFNAAAVRLNWADIETDSGRFDFESAESTIASLAGRGVRVIGGPLIDFRERLMPHWLYLLEDNFESFLQAATHYVTTTVTKFRGSVQLWNCASGLNTIGPLKLDDEQAMRLALEILAAVRRTDPNTPAIMTFDQPFGEYMAKSREAISPLHFADALVRTGLQMAGIGLEFRVNYKTGSTLPRSAVDFGAMIDRWATLGMPLLVQLSLPGGTGSDLKAQAPGEVLQYDAMTKDAATEQLRIAGPLIRTLLAKHIVHGIVWDGWSDAEPHVNSHSGVIDADGQPRPILEYLTRLRKEFLA